A stretch of the Mycobacterium sp. ITM-2016-00317 genome encodes the following:
- a CDS encoding DUF2599 domain-containing protein produces MRALRLAVLAAAGAAAGAVALAPAATATPAPAPPPYVDHVEWAKWGDLSSLRVYPTPSARRISGHSGTQALADSAWAEVLALSPDAAIPGMREQFLCHWNFAEFVQPGKTSWNLEPWRPEVSADEMMATRCNPGGTEEPF; encoded by the coding sequence GTGCGCGCACTCAGGCTCGCCGTCCTCGCGGCGGCGGGTGCGGCAGCGGGTGCGGTCGCGCTCGCCCCGGCTGCCACCGCCACCCCCGCCCCGGCTCCGCCCCCGTACGTCGACCACGTCGAGTGGGCGAAATGGGGAGACCTGTCCAGCCTGCGCGTCTACCCGACCCCGTCGGCGCGGCGCATCTCCGGGCACTCCGGCACCCAGGCTCTCGCCGACTCCGCGTGGGCCGAGGTGCTCGCGCTGTCCCCGGATGCCGCGATCCCCGGGATGCGGGAACAGTTCCTGTGCCACTGGAACTTCGCCGAGTTCGTCCAGCCCGGCAAGACCAGCTGGAATCTGGAGCCGTGGCGCCCCGAGGTGAGCGCCGACGAGATGATGGCCACCCGATGCAATCCGGGCGGCACCGAAGAGCCCTTCTGA
- a CDS encoding heparin-binding hemagglutinin — protein sequence MAEAKNQLDVDDLKAPLLAAVGAADLALERVNEIVATLRDRAGEARSDAETRVEESRARIKGLQEELPSQFGDIRDRLTSEELRKFAEGYAEAAQTTYTKLIERGEAALERLRSQPALEEAASRVEEYTDQAVELTQEALGNVASQTRAVGERAAKLVGVELPKKAESAAEPVKKAAEKAPAKKAPAKATPAPAKATPATAATPATAAKKAPAKKAPAKKAPAKKVTQK from the coding sequence ATGGCTGAGGCCAAGAACCAACTCGACGTCGACGATCTCAAGGCCCCGCTGCTGGCCGCGGTCGGTGCCGCCGACCTGGCGCTGGAACGCGTCAACGAGATCGTGGCCACCCTGCGCGACCGCGCCGGCGAGGCCCGCTCGGACGCCGAGACCCGCGTCGAGGAGAGCCGCGCCCGGATCAAGGGGCTGCAGGAGGAACTGCCCTCGCAGTTCGGCGACATCCGCGACCGGCTGACCTCCGAGGAGCTGCGCAAGTTCGCCGAGGGCTACGCCGAGGCCGCCCAGACGACCTACACCAAGCTCATCGAGCGTGGCGAGGCCGCCCTGGAGCGTCTGCGCAGCCAACCGGCCCTGGAGGAGGCTGCCAGCCGGGTCGAGGAGTACACCGACCAGGCCGTCGAGCTGACCCAGGAGGCGCTGGGCAACGTGGCGTCGCAGACCCGCGCCGTCGGTGAGCGGGCCGCCAAGCTGGTCGGTGTCGAGCTGCCGAAGAAGGCCGAGTCGGCCGCCGAGCCGGTGAAGAAGGCCGCCGAGAAGGCTCCGGCCAAGAAGGCCCCCGCCAAGGCGACCCCGGCCCCCGCCAAGGCGACCCCGGCCACCGCCGCCACCCCGGCCACCGCGGCGAAGAAGGCCCCCGCCAAGAAGGCTCCGGCCAAGAAGGCGCCGGCCAAGAAGGTCACCCAGAAGTAG
- a CDS encoding DUF2505 domain-containing protein has product MPRSFDIAAEYKATVEEVHRAFSDEHYWRVRLDDSGADHATLDELTVDDQGNVQVKTTQTLRADRLPALVTQFHRGDLNFVREEIWTPVSDGRASAVVRATIPGAPAGLTGQAQLAPTDAGSRMTLTATVEVRVPLVGGKIENFIGSQLTDLVVAEQRFTSVWIAENA; this is encoded by the coding sequence ATGCCGCGTTCATTCGACATCGCCGCCGAGTACAAGGCCACGGTCGAAGAGGTGCACCGCGCGTTCAGCGACGAACACTACTGGCGGGTCCGGCTCGACGATTCCGGCGCCGACCACGCCACTCTCGACGAGCTGACCGTCGACGACCAGGGCAATGTGCAGGTCAAGACCACGCAGACGCTGCGCGCCGACCGGCTGCCCGCGCTGGTCACCCAGTTTCACCGAGGCGACCTGAATTTTGTGCGCGAGGAGATCTGGACGCCGGTCTCCGACGGGCGCGCGTCGGCGGTGGTGCGCGCGACGATCCCGGGCGCCCCGGCCGGACTGACCGGGCAGGCCCAGCTGGCGCCCACCGACGCCGGCTCGCGGATGACGCTCACCGCCACCGTCGAGGTGCGGGTCCCGCTCGTCGGCGGCAAGATCGAGAACTTCATCGGCAGCCAGCTGACCGACCTGGTGGTCGCCGAGCAGCGGTTCACCTCGGTGTGGATCGCCGAGAACGCCTGA
- a CDS encoding TetR/AcrR family transcriptional regulator: protein MAQHSPPVAVKTDGRKRRWHQHKVERRNELVDGTLEAIRRLGSNVSMDEIAAEIGVSKTVLYRYFVDKNDLTTAVMMRFAQTTLIPNMAAALSSNLDGYDLTREIIKVYVETVANEPEPYRFVMANNSASKSKAVADSEAIIARMLAVMLRRRMATEGMDTGGAEPWAYHIVGGVQLATHSWMSHPRMTAEELIDYLTMLSWSALRGIVEVNGSLERFRQSPHPSPELPSQLLD from the coding sequence GTGGCACAACACTCCCCGCCGGTGGCGGTCAAAACCGACGGACGAAAACGACGCTGGCACCAACACAAGGTGGAGCGCCGGAACGAGCTTGTCGACGGCACGCTGGAGGCCATCCGCCGACTCGGCAGCAATGTCAGCATGGACGAGATCGCCGCCGAGATCGGCGTCTCCAAGACCGTGCTCTACCGCTACTTCGTGGACAAGAACGATCTCACCACCGCGGTGATGATGCGCTTCGCGCAGACCACGCTCATCCCCAACATGGCCGCCGCGCTGTCGTCGAACCTCGACGGCTACGACCTGACCCGCGAGATCATCAAGGTCTACGTCGAGACCGTCGCCAACGAGCCCGAGCCCTACCGGTTCGTGATGGCCAACAACTCGGCCAGCAAGAGCAAGGCCGTCGCCGACTCCGAGGCGATCATCGCGCGGATGCTCGCGGTGATGCTGCGCAGGCGGATGGCGACCGAGGGCATGGACACCGGCGGCGCCGAGCCCTGGGCCTATCACATCGTCGGCGGGGTCCAGCTGGCCACGCACTCGTGGATGTCGCACCCGCGGATGACCGCCGAGGAGCTCATCGACTACCTGACCATGCTGTCGTGGAGCGCGCTGCGCGGCATCGTCGAGGTGAACGGATCACTGGAGAGGTTCCGGCAGAGTCCGCATCCGTCGCCGGAACTGCCGTCCCAGCTGCTTGACTAG
- a CDS encoding Ig-like domain-containing protein: MSPADPLSSITRRRALAALAVGVVAPGTLAACMTTGDGSSDDAAQDAPKAPTLKFQPANSAEDVKPNTPVSVEVTDGWFQKVTLTNAAGKVVAGALNRDRTVFTVTEPLGYGAEYTWAGTAVGQDGKSVPVAASFATVDPAVQVSGRFQLSDGQTVGVAAPIILQFDASIPEEARAEVEKAVKVTTTPEVEGSWAWLPDEAAGSRAHWRTKEYYPAGTTVHVDANLYGVPFGDGAYGATDSTLDFTVGRYQLVKADAPSHRIQVLNDTGVIMDFPCSYGEGDLDRNVTRSGIHVVTEKYEDFYMTNPAAGYANSHQRFAVRISNNGEFIHANPASAGAQGNSNVTNGCINLSPADAEQYFNTAIYGDPVEVTGTRLQLSYSDGDIWDWTVPWDEWSAMSALSSEASPDGIPSTAPATPSDAPQQVNGRPGG, from the coding sequence GTGAGCCCTGCCGATCCGCTGTCCTCGATCACGCGGCGGCGCGCCCTCGCCGCCCTCGCGGTCGGCGTCGTCGCACCCGGCACCCTGGCCGCCTGCATGACGACCGGCGACGGCTCCTCCGATGACGCCGCGCAGGACGCGCCGAAGGCGCCGACACTGAAGTTCCAGCCCGCGAACTCCGCCGAGGACGTCAAGCCCAACACCCCGGTCAGTGTCGAGGTCACCGACGGCTGGTTCCAGAAGGTCACGCTCACCAATGCCGCGGGCAAGGTCGTCGCCGGCGCGCTGAACCGCGACCGCACCGTGTTCACCGTCACCGAACCCCTCGGCTACGGCGCCGAGTACACGTGGGCGGGCACGGCCGTCGGCCAGGACGGCAAGTCCGTGCCGGTCGCGGCATCCTTCGCCACCGTCGACCCGGCGGTGCAGGTCAGCGGCCGGTTCCAGCTGTCCGACGGCCAGACCGTCGGGGTGGCCGCACCGATCATCCTGCAGTTCGACGCGTCGATCCCCGAGGAGGCCCGCGCCGAGGTGGAGAAGGCCGTCAAGGTCACCACCACTCCCGAGGTCGAGGGCAGCTGGGCCTGGTTGCCCGACGAGGCCGCCGGGTCGCGCGCGCACTGGCGGACCAAGGAGTACTACCCGGCCGGCACCACCGTGCACGTGGACGCGAACCTCTACGGCGTGCCGTTCGGCGACGGCGCCTACGGCGCCACGGACTCGACGCTGGACTTCACGGTGGGCCGCTATCAGCTGGTCAAGGCCGACGCCCCCAGCCACCGCATCCAGGTGCTCAACGACACGGGCGTGATCATGGACTTCCCGTGCAGCTACGGCGAGGGCGACCTGGACCGCAATGTCACCCGCAGCGGGATCCACGTGGTCACCGAGAAGTACGAGGACTTCTACATGACCAACCCCGCGGCCGGCTACGCCAACAGCCATCAGCGGTTCGCGGTGCGGATCTCCAACAACGGCGAGTTCATCCACGCCAACCCGGCCAGCGCGGGCGCCCAGGGCAACAGCAACGTGACCAACGGGTGCATCAACCTGTCCCCGGCCGACGCCGAGCAGTACTTCAACACCGCGATCTACGGCGATCCGGTCGAGGTGACGGGCACCCGCCTGCAGCTGTCCTACTCCGACGGCGACATCTGGGACTGGACCGTGCCGTGGGACGAGTGGTCGGCGATGTCGGCGTTGTCGTCCGAGGCGAGCCCCGACGGCATCCCCAGCACCGCGCCCGCGACGCCGTCGGACGCGCCGCAGCAGGTCAACGGCCGCCCCGGCGGTTAG
- a CDS encoding DUF2516 family protein: protein MELQGLVGYVLFALQVAVLVTSVYAFVHAAMQRPDAYTAADKLTKPVWLVILGVGTLLALVLGITGVAIAAVAAGVYLVDVRPRILEIQGKSR from the coding sequence GTGGAGCTCCAAGGCCTGGTGGGTTACGTCCTCTTCGCGTTGCAGGTAGCTGTGCTTGTGACGTCGGTCTACGCATTCGTGCACGCCGCGATGCAACGCCCCGACGCCTACACCGCGGCCGACAAGCTGACCAAGCCCGTGTGGCTGGTGATCCTCGGCGTGGGCACCCTGCTCGCGCTGGTGTTGGGCATCACCGGTGTCGCCATCGCCGCCGTCGCGGCGGGTGTCTATCTCGTCGACGTGCGGCCCCGGATCCTGGAGATCCAGGGGAAGTCCCGCTAG
- a CDS encoding carbon-nitrogen hydrolase family protein: MRIALAQIRSGTDPADNLTLVEDHTRRAADAGASLVLFPEATMCRFGVPLGGVAEPFDGPWATAVRDIAARAGIVVVAGMFVPAEDGERVTNTLLATGPGVEARYDKIHLYDAFGFTESKTVAPGREPALITVDGVNVGLTLCYDIRFPELYVELAERGAEVITAHASWGTGPGKLDQWTLLARARAIDTSTVVAAVGQAYPGDEIAKLGPTGVGGSVVASALGEVLASAGADPELVVCDLDLDAARKARETVAVMHNRSAPVCSSRERSSPAV; this comes from the coding sequence ATGCGTATCGCGCTGGCCCAGATCCGCAGCGGCACCGACCCTGCGGACAACCTCACCCTGGTCGAGGACCACACCCGGCGGGCCGCCGACGCCGGCGCGTCGCTCGTGCTGTTCCCGGAGGCGACGATGTGCCGCTTCGGGGTGCCGCTGGGCGGGGTCGCCGAACCGTTCGACGGACCGTGGGCCACAGCCGTGCGCGACATCGCCGCGCGAGCGGGCATCGTCGTCGTCGCAGGCATGTTCGTCCCGGCCGAGGACGGTGAGCGCGTCACCAACACCCTGCTGGCCACCGGGCCCGGGGTGGAGGCGCGCTACGACAAGATCCATCTGTACGACGCGTTCGGTTTCACCGAGTCCAAGACCGTCGCCCCCGGCCGCGAGCCGGCCCTGATCACCGTCGACGGCGTGAACGTCGGACTGACGCTGTGTTACGACATCCGCTTCCCCGAGCTCTACGTCGAGCTGGCCGAACGCGGCGCGGAGGTCATCACCGCGCACGCGTCCTGGGGTACCGGGCCCGGCAAGCTCGACCAGTGGACACTGCTGGCCCGGGCCCGCGCCATCGACACCAGCACCGTGGTCGCGGCGGTGGGCCAGGCCTATCCCGGCGACGAGATCGCCAAGCTCGGCCCCACCGGCGTGGGCGGCAGCGTGGTGGCCTCGGCGCTCGGCGAGGTGCTCGCGTCGGCAGGCGCCGACCCCGAGCTGGTGGTGTGTGACCTCGACCTGGACGCCGCCCGCAAAGCCCGCGAGACGGTCGCGGTGATGCACAACCGCTCCGCGCCAGTCTGCTCTTCGCGCGAGCGCTCATCGCCGGCCGTCTAG
- a CDS encoding class I SAM-dependent methyltransferase — protein MAQGTPSAQPIGQVTRGTTGHNRLRRSDRWLVHSSRVRTALQTAADPLVVDLGYGAKPVTTLELAIRLRDVRRDVRVVGLEIEPERVRAGQAAAQPGVEFALGGFELAGHRPILVRAFNVLRQYPVEEVADAWAAMRRGVAPGGLIVDGTCDELGRLCCWVLLDASSAVSLTLACDPFAIERPSDLAERLPKVLIHHNVPGQPVHALLRAADRAWASAAGHGVFGPRVRWRAMLELLVDQGFPVSVPRRNLRDGILTVPWESVAPVS, from the coding sequence ATGGCGCAGGGCACCCCGAGTGCGCAGCCGATCGGCCAGGTGACGCGGGGCACCACAGGCCACAACCGCCTGCGCCGCAGCGATCGCTGGCTGGTGCACTCGTCGCGGGTGCGCACCGCACTGCAGACCGCCGCCGATCCGCTGGTCGTCGATCTCGGCTACGGCGCCAAACCGGTGACGACGTTGGAGCTCGCGATCCGGTTGCGGGACGTCCGGCGCGACGTGCGCGTGGTCGGGCTGGAAATCGAACCCGAACGGGTGCGCGCCGGGCAGGCCGCTGCGCAGCCCGGCGTCGAATTCGCGCTCGGCGGCTTCGAATTGGCGGGCCACCGACCGATTCTGGTGCGCGCCTTCAACGTGCTGCGCCAGTACCCCGTCGAGGAGGTCGCCGACGCGTGGGCGGCGATGCGCCGGGGCGTCGCCCCGGGCGGCTTGATCGTCGACGGCACCTGCGACGAGCTGGGCCGGCTGTGCTGCTGGGTGCTGCTGGACGCCTCCTCGGCGGTGAGCCTGACCCTGGCGTGCGACCCGTTCGCGATCGAACGGCCCTCGGATCTCGCCGAGCGGCTGCCGAAAGTGCTGATCCACCACAATGTTCCGGGGCAACCCGTACACGCCCTGCTCCGCGCGGCCGACCGGGCATGGGCCAGCGCGGCGGGCCACGGCGTGTTCGGCCCCCGGGTCCGCTGGCGGGCGATGCTGGAACTGCTTGTCGACCAAGGGTTTCCGGTGTCGGTACCGCGGCGCAATCTGCGGGACGGGATCCTCACCGTGCCGTGGGAGTCCGTCGCGCCGGTCAGCTGA
- a CDS encoding UDP-N-acetylmuramate dehydrogenase, protein MVTSFPGDVRVAEHVPLAPLTTLRVGPSARRLITCTATGQIAPVVQAAGPDALILAGGSNLVIADDLTELTVVRLANTGIAVDGAVVRAEAGAVWDDVVATSLGHGLGGLECLSGIPGSAGATPVQNVGAYGAEVADTVHRVRLLDRRTGEDRWVTSDFLRFGYRTSILKHSSDWVVLEVEFMLDPAGRSAPLRYGELAAALGAEPGERADPAQVRAAVLALRARKGMVLDDADHDTWSVGSFFTNPVLSRADFDRFAASMDGPVPHYPAPDGVKLAAGWLVERAGFGKGYPGADAPARLSTKHALALTNRGGASSADVIALARAVRDGVRAAFGIDLTPEPVLVGCTV, encoded by the coding sequence GTGGTCACTTCGTTTCCGGGCGACGTGCGGGTTGCCGAGCACGTCCCGCTCGCGCCGCTGACCACCCTGCGTGTCGGTCCGTCGGCGCGCCGCCTGATCACCTGCACGGCCACCGGCCAGATCGCGCCTGTGGTGCAGGCGGCAGGACCGGACGCGCTGATCCTGGCCGGCGGGTCCAACCTGGTGATCGCCGACGACCTGACCGAGCTGACCGTCGTGCGGCTGGCGAACACCGGGATCGCGGTCGACGGCGCCGTGGTGCGGGCCGAGGCCGGCGCGGTGTGGGACGACGTCGTCGCGACGTCGCTGGGCCACGGGCTGGGCGGGCTGGAATGCCTGTCCGGCATCCCGGGGTCGGCCGGTGCGACGCCGGTGCAGAACGTCGGCGCCTACGGGGCCGAGGTCGCCGACACCGTCCACCGGGTCCGGCTGCTGGACCGGCGCACCGGCGAGGACCGCTGGGTCACGTCGGACTTCCTCCGATTCGGTTACCGCACAAGCATTCTCAAGCACTCGTCGGACTGGGTGGTGCTGGAGGTGGAGTTCATGCTCGACCCGGCGGGCCGCAGCGCGCCGCTGCGCTACGGCGAACTGGCCGCCGCGCTGGGCGCCGAGCCGGGGGAGCGCGCCGACCCGGCGCAGGTGCGCGCCGCGGTGCTGGCCCTGCGCGCCCGCAAGGGCATGGTGCTCGACGACGCCGACCACGACACCTGGAGCGTGGGCTCGTTCTTCACCAACCCTGTGCTCAGCCGCGCCGACTTCGACCGGTTCGCGGCCTCCATGGATGGACCGGTGCCCCACTATCCCGCCCCGGACGGGGTGAAGCTGGCCGCCGGCTGGCTCGTCGAACGGGCCGGCTTCGGCAAGGGCTATCCCGGCGCCGACGCGCCCGCGCGGCTGTCCACCAAGCACGCGCTCGCGCTGACCAACCGCGGCGGAGCCTCCAGCGCCGACGTGATCGCCCTGGCCAGAGCGGTGCGCGACGGGGTGCGCGCCGCATTCGGGATAGACCTCACACCCGAACCCGTGCTGGTCGGCTGCACTGTCTAG
- a CDS encoding polyphosphate kinase 2 family protein yields MTEPDDLPTLWSHEPHHQLAFRPGQKVADIDADATPGFRGSKSDAPTLQAERNKRFAQLQEKLYANSRSGDTRSVLLVLQGMDTAGKGGIVKHVVGAGNPQGIQYRSFGKPTPEELKHHYLWRIRKALPTPGHVGVFDRSHYEDVLIVRVHNLVPQDVWEPRYDEINAFERELIDSGTSLIKVAMFVSLDEQKKRLAERLDRPDKYWKYNPADIDERLKWPAYQEAYQTMLDRTSTDRAPWHIVPCNRKWYSRLAVTELLIESLKRLNMSWPPPDFDVEAEKKRLASA; encoded by the coding sequence ATGACCGAGCCGGACGACCTCCCGACGCTGTGGAGCCACGAACCCCATCACCAGTTGGCGTTCCGGCCGGGCCAGAAGGTGGCCGACATCGACGCCGACGCCACACCGGGTTTCCGCGGCAGCAAATCCGACGCACCGACGCTGCAGGCCGAGCGCAACAAGCGCTTCGCGCAGCTGCAGGAGAAGCTCTACGCCAACAGCCGTTCCGGCGACACCCGCTCGGTGCTGCTGGTGCTGCAGGGCATGGACACCGCAGGCAAAGGCGGGATCGTCAAACATGTTGTGGGAGCCGGTAACCCGCAGGGCATCCAGTACCGCAGCTTTGGTAAGCCGACCCCCGAGGAGCTCAAGCACCACTACCTGTGGCGGATCCGCAAGGCCCTACCGACACCCGGCCATGTCGGGGTGTTCGACCGGTCGCACTACGAGGACGTGCTGATCGTGCGGGTGCACAACCTCGTCCCGCAGGACGTGTGGGAGCCGCGCTACGACGAGATCAACGCGTTCGAGCGGGAACTCATCGACAGCGGAACGTCTCTGATCAAGGTCGCGATGTTCGTCTCGCTCGACGAACAGAAGAAACGGCTCGCCGAACGGCTCGACCGGCCCGACAAGTACTGGAAGTACAACCCGGCCGACATCGACGAGCGGCTGAAATGGCCTGCCTACCAAGAGGCTTACCAGACGATGCTGGACCGGACCTCGACCGACCGGGCGCCCTGGCACATCGTGCCGTGCAACCGGAAGTGGTACAGCCGACTGGCCGTCACCGAACTGCTCATCGAGTCCCTCAAGCGGCTCAACATGTCATGGCCGCCACCGGATTTCGATGTCGAGGCCGAGAAGAAACGGCTCGCCAGCGCCTGA
- a CDS encoding DUF2993 domain-containing protein, producing the protein MTDPWARPPQQPGPPPAPFPQDQYPGQVPGPTPPPAQEGSSLPAKLKNLFSDPLSIVLVVVIVMALVFAGLLGAELYARKRADTVVAGTVECVVQDDASASFGVLPPFLLQHVSGHYTNIRIETAGNKIRDARGMKLNLDINDVRLENTADSAGTIGSMVARINWSTEGIRQTIQGAIPLVGSFVTGVTTNPTDGTIELEGALGSITARPEVADGGIVLRVQRVTGLGFTLPREAVQPALDAFTDSLIQDFPMDIRADSIEVTDTGVNAQLSTSNASIPKQTEDPCFAGL; encoded by the coding sequence GTGACTGATCCCTGGGCCCGTCCGCCGCAACAGCCCGGCCCGCCGCCGGCACCGTTTCCGCAGGACCAGTACCCCGGTCAGGTACCAGGGCCGACTCCTCCCCCCGCCCAGGAAGGTTCCTCGTTGCCGGCGAAACTGAAGAACCTCTTCAGCGACCCACTCTCGATCGTGCTGGTCGTGGTCATCGTGATGGCGCTGGTGTTCGCCGGCCTGCTCGGCGCCGAACTGTATGCCCGCAAGCGCGCCGACACCGTCGTCGCCGGCACCGTCGAGTGTGTCGTGCAGGACGACGCCAGCGCGTCGTTCGGCGTGCTGCCCCCGTTCCTGCTGCAGCACGTGTCGGGGCACTACACCAACATCCGCATCGAGACCGCGGGCAACAAGATCCGTGACGCCAGGGGCATGAAGCTCAACCTCGACATCAACGACGTCCGGTTGGAGAACACCGCGGACTCCGCGGGCACGATCGGCTCGATGGTGGCGCGCATCAACTGGAGCACCGAGGGCATCAGGCAGACGATCCAGGGCGCCATCCCGCTGGTCGGCAGCTTCGTGACCGGGGTGACCACCAACCCGACCGACGGCACCATCGAGCTCGAGGGAGCACTCGGCAGCATCACCGCACGGCCCGAGGTCGCCGACGGCGGCATCGTGCTGCGGGTGCAGCGGGTCACCGGGCTGGGCTTCACCCTGCCTCGTGAGGCGGTACAGCCTGCACTGGACGCGTTCACCGACTCGCTGATCCAGGACTTCCCGATGGACATCCGCGCCGATTCCATCGAGGTCACCGACACCGGGGTGAATGCCCAGCTGTCGACCAGCAACGCCTCGATCCCGAAGCAGACCGAGGATCCCTGCTTCGCAGGGCTGTAG
- the deoC gene encoding deoxyribose-phosphate aldolase, translated as MGSYTRAEVAARVDHTLLKPEATEADIASLVTEATELGVYAICVSPTFVASTAMRAPGATIASVVGFPSGKHAAVIKAQEARLAVEAGAREIDMVIDVGSALAGELAAVCAEIAAVREAAPGAVLKVIVESAAILELSGEPLLVDVCRIAEEAGADFVKTSTGFHPSGGASVRAVELMAATVDGRLGVKASGGIRSAADAAAMLDAGATRLGLSGTRAVLAGFDD; from the coding sequence ATGGGCTCCTACACCCGCGCCGAGGTCGCCGCGCGCGTCGACCACACGCTGCTCAAACCCGAAGCCACCGAAGCCGACATCGCGTCGCTGGTCACCGAGGCCACCGAACTCGGCGTGTACGCGATCTGCGTGTCACCGACCTTCGTCGCGTCCACGGCGATGCGCGCGCCGGGCGCGACCATCGCGTCGGTGGTCGGGTTCCCGTCCGGCAAGCACGCTGCGGTGATCAAGGCCCAGGAGGCCCGGCTGGCCGTCGAGGCCGGCGCCCGCGAGATCGACATGGTCATCGACGTCGGGTCCGCGCTGGCCGGAGAACTCGCCGCCGTCTGCGCGGAGATCGCCGCGGTGCGCGAGGCCGCCCCGGGGGCGGTGCTCAAGGTCATCGTCGAGTCGGCCGCGATCCTCGAACTCAGCGGCGAGCCGCTGCTGGTCGACGTGTGCCGGATCGCCGAGGAGGCCGGCGCCGATTTCGTCAAGACCTCCACAGGGTTCCACCCCAGCGGCGGCGCCTCGGTGCGCGCCGTCGAGCTGATGGCCGCGACCGTGGACGGCCGGCTCGGCGTCAAGGCCAGCGGCGGGATCCGGTCGGCCGCCGACGCCGCCGCAATGCTCGACGCCGGGGCCACCCGGCTCGGGCTGTCCGGCACCCGCGCGGTGCTCGCAGGCTTCGACGACTGA
- a CDS encoding DUF445 domain-containing protein — protein MAHRVDVPDTRHTGPRPGFAEALAGAESAADVERRRSLRRMKLVALSFLLGASVVFLLCTWAQSRGAESGGAAPWIGYVRAAAEAGMVGALADWFAVTALFKHPLGIPIPHTAIIKRKKDQLGEGLSAFVRENFLSAANVETKLRDADVAGRVGKWLCERDHAERVAAETATVARVLVEMLRDEDVQQVLDRMIVKRIAEPQWGPPIGRVLSTLLAEGRQEALLQLLADRAFQWTLNADEVIERVVERDSPTWSPRWVDHLVGERIHRELMDFTDKVRRDPDHELRRSATRFLFEFADDLQNDASTIQKAENVKEQIMARDEVTRAAETAWNAAKRIILESVDDPSSSLRTRIAETVMRLGESLRDDPELREKVDNWIVRGAQHLVGEYGVEITTIITDTIERWDADEASRRIELHVGRDLQFIRINGTVVGALAGLVIYSIAQLLF, from the coding sequence GTGGCTCACCGCGTAGACGTCCCCGACACCCGGCACACCGGCCCGCGCCCGGGCTTTGCCGAGGCGCTCGCCGGCGCCGAATCGGCCGCTGACGTCGAGCGCAGGCGCTCGCTGCGCCGCATGAAGCTGGTGGCGCTGAGCTTCCTGCTCGGCGCCAGCGTGGTGTTCCTGCTGTGCACCTGGGCGCAGTCGCGCGGCGCCGAATCCGGGGGCGCGGCCCCGTGGATCGGCTACGTGCGGGCGGCGGCCGAGGCCGGCATGGTCGGCGCGCTCGCCGACTGGTTCGCGGTGACCGCGCTGTTCAAGCATCCGCTGGGCATCCCGATCCCGCACACCGCGATCATCAAGCGCAAGAAGGACCAGCTCGGTGAGGGGCTGAGCGCCTTCGTGCGGGAGAACTTCCTGTCCGCGGCCAACGTCGAGACCAAGCTGCGCGACGCCGACGTCGCGGGTCGGGTCGGCAAGTGGCTGTGCGAGCGCGACCACGCCGAGCGGGTGGCCGCCGAGACGGCGACGGTGGCGCGGGTGCTCGTCGAGATGCTGCGCGACGAGGATGTCCAGCAGGTGCTGGACCGGATGATCGTCAAGCGCATCGCCGAACCGCAGTGGGGGCCGCCGATCGGCCGGGTGCTCTCGACCCTGCTGGCCGAAGGCCGGCAGGAGGCGCTGCTGCAGCTGCTGGCCGACCGCGCGTTCCAGTGGACGCTGAACGCCGACGAAGTGATCGAACGTGTCGTGGAACGTGATTCGCCGACGTGGTCGCCGCGCTGGGTGGACCACCTCGTCGGCGAGCGCATCCATCGCGAGCTGATGGATTTCACCGACAAGGTGCGCCGCGATCCCGACCACGAGCTGCGCCGGTCGGCGACCCGGTTCCTGTTCGAGTTCGCCGACGACCTGCAGAACGACGCGTCGACGATCCAGAAGGCCGAGAACGTCAAAGAGCAGATCATGGCTCGCGACGAGGTCACCAGAGCCGCCGAGACCGCGTGGAACGCCGCCAAGCGGATCATCCTCGAATCGGTGGACGACCCGTCGTCGTCGCTGCGCACCCGCATCGCCGAGACGGTGATGCGCCTCGGGGAATCGCTGCGCGACGACCCCGAACTGCGGGAGAAGGTCGACAACTGGATCGTGCGCGGGGCCCAGCACCTGGTCGGCGAGTACGGGGTGGAGATCACCACGATCATCACCGACACCATCGAGCGCTGGGACGCCGACGAGGCGAGCCGGCGCATCGAACTGCACGTGGGCCGGGACCTGCAATTCATCCGGATCAACGGCACCGTGGTGGGGGCGCTGGCCGGCCTGGTCATCTACTCGATAGCTCAGCTACTCTTCTGA